A DNA window from Aureibaculum sp. 2308TA14-22 contains the following coding sequences:
- a CDS encoding GNAT family N-acetyltransferase has protein sequence MDISILKPSDVTENLSLQVKELFNQLNSEIKQKDLSELFNPKNEIVFACCMDGEKLAGMALMATYTVISGYKGWVEDVVVDPNYRGKGLGRKLMNKLLEKGKEMGLSEILLFSNEKRQAAISLYKSLDFKQKHSGLYILKMS, from the coding sequence ATGGACATATCTATACTAAAACCCTCCGATGTTACCGAAAACCTTTCGTTACAAGTAAAAGAACTTTTCAATCAATTAAATTCAGAAATAAAACAGAAAGATTTATCGGAACTTTTTAATCCAAAAAATGAAATTGTTTTTGCCTGTTGTATGGATGGTGAAAAATTAGCAGGGATGGCATTAATGGCCACTTATACGGTTATTTCCGGGTATAAAGGCTGGGTAGAGGACGTTGTAGTAGATCCTAATTACAGGGGAAAGGGCCTGGGCAGAAAACTGATGAACAAATTACTAGAAAAAGGTAAAGAAATGGGACTTTCGGAAATATTACTTTTTAGCAATGAGAAACGCCAAGCAGCAATCAGCCTCTATAAGAGTTTAGATTTTAAACAAAAACATAGTGGATTATATATTCTTAAAATGAGTTAG